In the candidate division WOR-3 bacterium genome, TCGGTAACCGAGAACCAGGTCCAGAATGTCTCATTGTCACCGCCGTAGTTTGCCACCCGAGCCCGACAGTGCACTGTGTGGATGGTATCAATGTTGCCAACCGGCGATACTATCGCCTCGGCCGCAACGTCGTGCTGCACCGTACCCGGAACAAAGAACGTGTCGGTCAGCACATTGTTATCCGGGTGCTGGTCACCAGCAAGAATCGCCTCAACCGTGTGAATCCATACGCCCGGCACGGTCGTGTACGGCGCAAGCGCAGTCACGTACCGCGCACCACCCGGCAACAGGTTGCTGACCGTCACCGTGTTCTCATACGCGCCAATGCGGAACTGGACGTTGAAAGTCTGGCTCTGGTTGCCAAGGTTCCAGACCTGGCAACGCGGATAGAGAACCGTATCCGGCGGCAGCGTGTCGTACGGGTGCGGACCAGGCCACATTATCTGGCTCACCGCAACGTCCTTGACCCTGACAAGGAACTTCTGGCTGAGCGTGTCGTCAGCAGGAATCTGATCGCCGGAGAGATAAGTCCACGCGGTCACGCCCATACTGTCCCGGCCGTGGAGCGTAACATCGGGAAATTCCAGCGTGTCAGCAGCACCAATGCCAATTGAGCTGACCAGGACACCCTCCACGGGCCTACCCTCGATCTGCATATAGGTATAGAAATTGTTCTCAACATAAGTGCCTAGGTTCCGAATCTCAACCTGCGGTGTAATGGTCGAACCGCTGTCCACTGCACCGGCCGGCGCAAATATCTTGGTCAGCGCCACATTGTGCACGTCCGGAAACTGACCACGCATGTGAAAGTTCGGCGGGTTGGGATAACTGGCGCTGGACGTATAGTACATGTACGGACCAAGACCGCCGCTAATTGAACTCCCGCCAGCCACCTGCAGCAGCGGCGTTTCCGATGTCCACGTGTTGGTGAGCGGGTCATAGACACGGGCAGCGTTCAAACACACCCAAGGGAAACCGTCCCAAGCACCACCATATACGTAGACCTTGCCAACAAAAGGTGCCACGCCAAGACCGTGTCCGCCCGTGTTCGTGGGCATCGTAGCACGAGTCGTCCAAGTATTAGTGATGGGGTCGTACATTGCGCAGTTCTCAGAACGAGGCCAGCCACCAATGCTGTACAGCTTCCCACCGACCTCAACCAAAGCTCCGTGACTCTCTGAGTAGGGCCGAGTGGCCAATTCTTCCCAGGTATTGGTATACACGTTGTAACGATAGAACTGGCTATAACCGTACCCGGCTGTGACGTAGATATAGTCGCCATAGGCCCAGCCAGCCGTGCCGTAGCACGTAAGCGGAAATGGAGCCTTAGTCGTCCACGTATTGGTGGCGATGTTATACTCCCAGTTCACATTCTTCGCTCCTACGTTGAAATCATAGCCACCGACAACGTAGATTCTGTGCACTCCAGGGTGGTAAATGGCGACATGATTGGTATTCTGCCCCGGCATGTCCGCCATCTGCGTCCAAGAGTTGGTCACCGGGTCGTAACGATACACGCTGGCCAGCGCTGCGGTTGGGTCTACCGGAAGGTTCCACCCGCCCAAGAGGTAGTAGTAAGAACCATCGGTGCAGGCCGCTGCCCGATGGGTACCATTGACGTACGGATAAGGGGTCTGGTATGTCCAGATGATCGCATCAAGCTCGGGATTGCCTGACGGCGGCAATCTGAACTCGGCGCTCCCGTCCGGGCTGGAGTTCACCGCGGCCGGCGGAAACTGTCGCTCGGCCCCGACTCCGTAGACAAGTGTTGCAAGCGTTACTAGGCAGATGATATATCTCATCGCAGTCTCCTTTCTTCGACTTCACTCCTCATGGGTTGCCTTTCTAATCCAAGAACCGCGATCAATGGTCCGGCAGTAGGTGCACGGACTCTGCACAGCGTCTTTGCCATTGGGCTCAAGTTTGGGACGTAACCCGGTGTAATTATGCCCACGGTATGCCTAGTGTCAAGATTTTTCTCCCTTACTTCATATGGACAACGCGAATGAGGCCAACAATTCCCTCTCCCCTCAACACGGCAAAGCACACACCGGAAGAGAACTTCGGCAGCCTGACCCTATTCCGTCCCTCCGTCAGGTCAAGGATGAGGGGCGGTGATGTCAACCGGCCACACTCGTCAAACAGGGTGAGCAGATATCGTCCCGCCCTGACAACTCGGCATTCAAACTCACCGGAAGCGATCGCGGTCGTGGCAGACACGCGGTCAAGTGAAACGCAGGACTGTTCGGTCAGACCCGGTACTGACACGAACTTGACCGTGATGACGCGCATATCCGGCTCCACGGTAAGCCCGGACACAACCGGCCGGCGAAACACGTCAGTCGTCACTGTCATCGCCTGATCCTGACCGGGTCGCACACAGCCCATTGTCCACTGCGGACTGCCCTGCGCGTCATACTTCCGGACACGAATGTCGGGCCGGTTGTCGGTATAGGCCACGAAGACGTTTTCGGCGTCGTCAAAGCCGACGTCTGACGCAAGCGCGCCCGAGGGAACGCCGGCCGACCAGGCAACGCTTCCGTCTGACCTCACCTTCTTGACACTGCTAGCGTCGAGCACAAACGCAACGCCACTCGGGGCCACGGTCATGCTGACCGGATTCGGGATGCTAGAATAGGTCTTGACCCAGAGCGTCTCGCCGTTGGTGCCAAACTTCATGATGGTAGGACCAGCAGGACGGTCGCCGTTGCTACTGACTCGCAGCAACGCCATTGAGTGGCCGGCACTGTCAACCCCAAAACCGTGAACCTGATGAGCAGCTCCAAGCCGGTAGCTTCGAAGCCACAGCAGACTGCCACCAGTCGAAATTCTTGCAACCCACACGCTGTCCTGTATCGGGTTTCCCTTCGTGCCGAAACCGAAAACATCGCCGTTGCCGCTGACTGCGACTCCGCTAATAGCCGAGGCAGGAAACGAGCGCGTCCAGAGCGTCTCTCCGTCTGAGCTGAACTTGGCAACTCCGGCAACTGCCGTACCGTATCCGATATCCATTCCCAGCACTGGACATCCATCCGGCCCCAGAGCCAGGCCCGTCACGTTGCTGAAGAAGGAGAAGCTCACCGGCACAGCCCACTCCAGGGTACCGTCAGCCAGATACTTGAGCAAGAACGCCTGCATCGTACTGGACAGCGTCGCCGACCCGGCAACGTATATAGTATCTCCATGACACCTGACTTTTGCCGGCAGTGCACCCTGACCAGAACTGTAAACTCGGGTCCACATGGTGTCGCCTGCGAACGCACTTGTTGCTAATGCAAGCATCAGACAAATGAGAAGACGGTTCAACAGACCTCCACTTCTCTAAAGTCTAGACCTACTCTGGTCGGTGTCAAGCTGTCTCGCAGGAGATGTCTTGTAGTAGCCGAGAAGAAACCGGCTCCAGTCTCTAGCAATGCCGAATAGTCGCGACCGAGCTATGCCATGACTTGAACCTAGTCACGGTCCTGCTCTGCGGAGTCTATTTCGCCCGCGGCCGGCACGGCACGCTTCTTTGTAAGTTTGTGAAGTTTGACTAGCGCCACATGGCGCCTGCCCTTTCGGCGTAACCGACATCAGTTGTGGGTCTGTCACCCGTATCGCGTAAGTACACGGAGAATGCCGAGTTAACGCTGCAACTACCCGGCAGCAGCCCGCTGAACCGCTAGCATCGTTCTTGCCCCCGAGACTGACTCGGGGAGTGACTCCCCCACCGAGGCTCGTCGTGATTGTGTAGTCTGAATTCTCCTTCATGTTCCTCCCCAGCGTCCAACCTAACTCTTCATAGAACAAGCGGTTGGCTTGCATACAAACCTTCCAGCACAGGTTCAGGCCAAGACTCAGATTCAGGAAGCACAAGGCCATGCACTTGAACGCAGTCGTCAGCCGGTTTCTGAATCGTCGAACCAGAACAATGTTCGGCAGCCTGCCCGGCCAGGAATTGAGATGGAAACCGGCTCGCCAAACGCCACAACACGCACGCCATAGTCATGCGCGCTAATGGAGCAAGAATAGCCTAGCGGCCGCAAGCTTAGATTGTAGTATAACCCCTCTGCCGCTGCTTTTTCCGAAAAGCACAATCAAGTCAGCACTCCCAAAATCAGCAGGGGCGGCCATAAGCCGCCCCTGCCAAGTCGGTCCGCTTGGACCGGTATCGGTTCTATCTCTGCACTACGAGCTTCTGCGTCGCGGTGTAGCCCTCGGCATCAAGCCGGACCAAATAGATGCCGTTCGTCAGGCTGCGCAGGTCAAGCGGAATGCTCGATGCACTCCGGCCCACACCATACGCCTGACGCAGCACTGCCCGGCCCGCAATGTCGAACACCGTCACCGCAATCGGCCCGGCCTTAGGCAGACTGTACCGCAGCGTTGCCCAGCCGCTGGCAATCGGATTCGGCGAGACGATGAAGCCTGAGCCCTGAGCACTCAGCCCGGCCTGGACTCCAAAGCGACTCGCTGCAAGCGGCAAGCCGTAAGCGGCAATCGGCTCGACGTACCGCCACAGCTCGTAGCACTTGTTACCCTTCAAGGCAAAGAACGCTGCTCCGTAGGCAACAAGGTCGCCGCCCGACTTCACGCGCTTCTTCTTGCCGAACGAGCCGTTACCCGGGACTGTATCGAGCTGGGTCCAGGTATCCGCGCCCGGGAAGTACTTGAAGAAGCCCTGCGTATTGCCGCCCTTGAGTGCGTAGAGATACCCGCCTGTCCACACGCCCGCCGCACCGTCCGCTGACTTCTTCTTCTTGTACCGACCGCCTTCAAGACCGTAAACCGGCATACCCGGCAGTGCGGTCTTGTACCAGGAGTCAGCAGCCACGTCGTAGCGGAACATGAAGTGGTGCGGATTATCTGACCGGTCAAAGTACTTTGCCTGGTGCGCGTAGATTGTGTTCAAGCCGTCATAGACAAGGAATGAGCCCTTGTCGTACTTCTGCTTGTTCGCACCGTACGGCACTTCAGGCAGGGTGTCCCATCTGCCAGCCACCGGGTTGTACCGATAGAACTCGGTTTTGTACCCCTTCAGGAGGTACACGCAACCGGTGTCCTTGTAGGTGGCAAACACCATGTCGGTACCACCCTTGACCTTCTTGTTGTACTTACCAAGCGGCACACCAACGCCGCCCATGCTGTCCCATTGATTCGTCGTGATGTCGTAGCGCCAGAACCCGAGGGTGTTGTTGCCCTTGGTCATGTACACATACCGCTCGCCGTCCGACACTCCGACGCAGCCCTTGGACGGCGGCTTGGTCCGACCGTCTTCCAGAGCCGGAATCGGTGCCCGCTCTTGCCAAGTACCGGAGTCACCGTCGGTCGGGTAGTACTTGTAGAAGTCGGTCGTCTTGTTGCCCTTGGCAACGTAGATGACCTCGCCCTCGTCAGTCTGGTCCGGGCCAACCGCAAGCCAAGCTCCGTCCTTTACGGCCTTGCTGGTGGGCTCAGTCGGTACAGACCGAACTTCGGTCCAGCCCTCAGGCCATGGCGGACGCTCCACAACCGTACAGGTGCCGTGTGTCGCGTCGTTTTCGAACTCGTTGTCATATGCCATCTCGGTACTGCAGACAACAGCATAGTCACCCAGGTCAGCCGGAGTCCAACCCTTTGTAAAGGTTACATCCTTCTCCTCGTTCAGACCCAGGCTTACGGTCATGACCTCGTTGTACACCTCGGCATCGGCCGGGCCGGTGATTCTGACCCGGACTGGCACCGTGGGTTCGGCGACTTCGCCGTAGTTCTTGACCCGGACTTTCGGGAAGACCTCTTCACCCGGGAATAGTATACCAGTCGGAGCGAGAATCGCGGTAGCACCGACGTCGTGGTCAATCCCCGAGATCACCTCAAAGTAGCGATCAATCGTGTCATTGTGACGGTTCTGGTCATTGGTCAGCCAGTGGTATGCCTTGGCGTAGTAATTGCCGAGGTCTTCGGCAAGCCACGCGGCATCAAAGACCAGGGGCAGCTCTTGGCCAGCCGGGATGTTCAGCGAACGGACTTCACTGTAAACGATGGCGTCTTCCTGTGCCGCATCCTTGCGCACTGCATCGCCTTGCGGCGGGTTGTCGTCAATCGTGAACAGCACGGTCACGTTTGCTGCAAACTGACCGTTGTTGCGCAGCCGCAACTCCGGGTACACATCGGTACCCTGCACAACCCAGTTGGTTGGCTGTACCATTTCGAGAATCTCGACGTCAATCGTCGCAACCTCGACTGTACCGCGCGCGGTATCGTTGGCCGATGCACCGTCTGGAGTCAAGCTGTGCCAGCACACGGTAGTGTAGTCTGCACCCGGCTGACTCGGGGTCCAGGTATTGTCGAAACTGACTGTCTTCTCCTCTGACGGGTTGAGCGTGACGCCGGTCTTGGTCTGGGAGTGTACCTCAGTCGCGCCCTTGAACACCTTGAAGACAAGATCAACCGTCGCAGCCGGGCCCTCGATGTTCTTGACATGTACCTGTGGAGTAACCGGCACGAACAGCGGGATAAGGCCGGTCGGGATGTTGACCTGGTCTACGGTGATATCGCGGTACAGCTCGTCCGCACCGATGTCCGGCCTTGAACCGCGGCCGTGGCCGTCAATGTCGGTCGTGATGCCGGTAATTGGTGTTGCCACATCAATGCAGGGCGAACCCGGCTGCAGATGCAGGTCCGAGTTGGACACAAACAGCGGATTTGCGTTGACGCCGTTCAGGTCCATCCCAAGCGAACTCCGCCAGGTTGCCCAGGTATAGGACGAGCCGTTGTAGTAAGCGATGGTACTCGTACCATTATTGAAGAAACAGTTGTAGTTCGAGGAAAGTGTGTTGCCGCTGTTCTTGTAGTAGCAGTAGTTACCAGAAGTCTGCTGGTAGAGGATGTTGTTGCGGGATTGCATGAAGAATCCGGACTGATCCTCGACCAAATAGTAGTTCGAGGATGATAGATTGACGATGGTATTGTAGTAGAGCTTGGTCTCATCGTGATAGTACAGATAGGCACCGCGCGACGTAAACCCGTAGATGAAGTTATTCGCAATGACGTTGCGCTTGCTGTAGTAGGAGCTGTACCCGTACAGGTAGATACCGTAGCTCGAAGTTACCTTGATCTCGTTGCCGAGTATCGAGTCGTCGTCCGCACCGTAGTGCAGGTAGATGCCGTTCGGCCCATAGATCTTGCACCCGGCAATTGTCACCCGGTCGCAGCCGGTATAGACGTCAACGTGCTGCAGGTAGAACCCGTAGCTTGTGAAGTCACGGACAATAAGGTTACGGAAAGCAAAGTCGCTCTGGTCGCGCAGATTGAAGCCGTAGTCACTGCCGCTTGAGACGATGACCTCATCGTAACCATCCGCAGTTTCGTGTGCCCGGAAAGTGACGCGGTACGGGTTGTTGATCCCTTCAATGGTGACCTTACCAGTGTAAGTTCCGGCGTACACATCAAAGATGACATTACCGGCCATACCGCGCAGAACAATGCCGCCTAGCGCCTCGTTGAAGTCGCGGAAGTCACCCGT is a window encoding:
- a CDS encoding kelch repeat-containing protein, whose translation is MRYIICLVTLATLVYGVGAERQFPPAAVNSSPDGSAEFRLPPSGNPELDAIIWTYQTPYPYVNGTHRAAACTDGSYYYLLGGWNLPVDPTAALASVYRYDPVTNSWTQMADMPGQNTNHVAIYHPGVHRIYVVGGYDFNVGAKNVNWEYNIATNTWTTKAPFPLTCYGTAGWAYGDYIYVTAGYGYSQFYRYNVYTNTWEELATRPYSESHGALVEVGGKLYSIGGWPRSENCAMYDPITNTWTTRATMPTNTGGHGLGVAPFVGKVYVYGGAWDGFPWVCLNAARVYDPLTNTWTSETPLLQVAGGSSISGGLGPYMYYTSSASYPNPPNFHMRGQFPDVHNVALTKIFAPAGAVDSGSTITPQVEIRNLGTYVENNFYTYMQIEGRPVEGVLVSSIGIGAADTLEFPDVTLHGRDSMGVTAWTYLSGDQIPADDTLSQKFLVRVKDVAVSQIMWPGPHPYDTLPPDTVLYPRCQVWNLGNQSQTFNVQFRIGAYENTVTVSNLLPGGARYVTALAPYTTVPGVWIHTVEAILAGDQHPDNNVLTDTFFVPGTVQHDVAAEAIVSPVGNIDTIHTVHCRARVANYGGDNETFWTWFSVTDTCTDRLVYRE